One Fuerstiella marisgermanici DNA window includes the following coding sequences:
- a CDS encoding alpha/beta hydrolase produces the protein MTGVSYTAIRQLFSSAATGLALFAVLSNAAPAQPPLRTLDRTNLLQYRDDSGTVKPVTNAAEWGKRRADILAAMQQVMGPMPGDDRRVDLAVKIEEEADAGSYVRRLITYQSEPGSRTPAYLCIPKDVLAGKHKAAAVLCLHPTDNTVGHKVVVGLGGRAGRQYAAELAERGYVTLSPAYPHLANYYPNLGKLGYVSGTMKAIWDNSRGLDLLESRDYVDSTNGFGAIGHSLGGHNAVYTAVLDERVTAVVSSCGLDSYTDYMDGAERVWYFGQGWCQIRYMPRMSNYRNKLEQIPFDFPELLGALAPRPLFVNAPLHDSNFRWKSVDDCAEAARPVYELLGDPANLQIEHPDSDHNFPDDMREASYQVIDSVLRPADN, from the coding sequence ATGACGGGCGTCAGCTACACGGCCATTCGTCAATTGTTTTCTTCAGCCGCAACAGGCCTGGCTCTATTCGCTGTGCTGTCCAATGCCGCTCCCGCCCAACCGCCGTTGCGCACGCTGGATCGGACGAACCTGCTTCAATACCGTGACGACAGCGGGACCGTTAAGCCTGTCACCAACGCGGCCGAATGGGGCAAACGGCGAGCCGACATTCTGGCCGCGATGCAGCAGGTGATGGGACCGATGCCCGGCGACGATCGGCGAGTTGACCTTGCCGTAAAGATCGAAGAAGAAGCCGACGCTGGTAGCTACGTTCGTCGATTGATTACCTACCAGTCTGAACCGGGGTCTCGCACGCCGGCGTATCTGTGCATTCCCAAAGATGTACTCGCTGGCAAGCACAAAGCGGCGGCCGTGCTGTGCCTTCATCCGACCGACAACACCGTCGGCCATAAGGTTGTGGTGGGACTTGGCGGCAGGGCAGGGCGGCAATACGCGGCGGAGCTGGCCGAACGAGGCTACGTGACTCTGTCGCCCGCGTATCCACACCTCGCCAACTACTACCCGAATCTCGGCAAGCTGGGCTACGTTAGTGGCACGATGAAAGCCATCTGGGACAACAGTCGGGGCCTCGACCTGCTTGAATCACGCGACTATGTCGACAGCACCAACGGCTTCGGAGCCATCGGCCATTCGCTAGGTGGTCACAACGCCGTTTACACAGCCGTCCTGGACGAACGCGTCACGGCCGTCGTGAGTAGTTGCGGGCTTGATTCATACACCGACTACATGGATGGAGCAGAGCGAGTGTGGTATTTCGGCCAGGGCTGGTGCCAGATCCGCTACATGCCTCGCATGTCCAATTATCGCAATAAGCTGGAGCAGATCCCGTTTGACTTCCCTGAACTGCTGGGAGCTCTTGCCCCACGCCCGTTATTTGTGAACGCTCCCCTGCACGACAGCAATTTTCGTTGGAAGAGTGTCGATGATTGTGCGGAAGCAGCTCGACCGGTTTACGAACTTCTGGGTGACCCTGCGAACTTGCAAATCGAGCACCCTGACAGCGACCATAACTTCCCGGACGACATGCGAGAAGCCAGTTATCAAGTCATCGATTCCGTGCTGCGGCCGGCTGATAATTGA